Proteins encoded in a region of the Variovorax sp. PAMC 28711 genome:
- a CDS encoding type B 50S ribosomal protein L31 — protein MAKEGIHPNYREVLFQDMSNGFKFVTRSCANTKEMGKTDDGRELPLFKLDTTSESHPFYTGTQKSVDNMGGRVEKFRNRFGKTTGTASA, from the coding sequence ATGGCTAAAGAAGGCATCCACCCGAATTACCGCGAAGTCCTGTTCCAGGACATGTCGAACGGCTTCAAGTTCGTGACCCGTTCGTGCGCGAACACCAAGGAAATGGGCAAGACCGACGACGGCCGTGAACTGCCCTTGTTCAAGCTCGACACCACGAGCGAATCGCATCCGTTCTACACCGGCACCCAGAAGTCGGTCGACAACATGGGCGGTCGCGTCGAGAAGTTCCGCAACCGTTTCGGCAAGACCACCGGCACTGCGTCCGCGTAA
- a CDS encoding MATE family efflux transporter gives MIAGHAGTVLVGQLAVMAFGVTDTIVAGRYDEGALAALSVGAAIFISVYVSLMGGLQALLPVWAELHGAGRADEVGRSVRQSLYLCAVAMVLGMAVLLAPGPLLRWTAVPPAMQADVTAYLRILAFALPPALLFRVFSTLNQSLGRPRLVTWLQLGSLAIKVPLSIWFTFGGAGLPSMGLVGVGWATLVVNYAMLAVALWLLRHAACYRAYRFWQRIEPPDWAQIRQFARLGLPGGLAVLVEVTSFTLMALFIARLGNAAAAAHQIASNLTAVAYMAPLSLGLATSARVSYWLGAGDAARARRAGLTGLGMTVLCALGVAGAMVALRWPLASVYSENPAVVRTAAVLLLATAAYHLADAVQTLCVFVLRCYRVTVGPLVIYCALLWGLGLGGSYLLAYRGIGPFPAMQSPLAFWIMSAGALWLTALLFIGLLWRAMRARPSGLR, from the coding sequence ATGATCGCCGGTCATGCCGGCACCGTCCTCGTCGGGCAACTGGCCGTCATGGCTTTCGGCGTGACCGACACCATCGTGGCGGGCCGCTACGACGAAGGCGCGCTGGCGGCGCTCTCGGTGGGTGCCGCCATCTTCATCAGCGTCTACGTGTCGCTCATGGGCGGCTTGCAGGCGCTGCTGCCGGTGTGGGCCGAGCTGCACGGCGCCGGTCGCGCGGACGAAGTCGGGCGATCGGTGCGGCAGTCGCTCTACCTCTGCGCGGTGGCCATGGTGCTGGGCATGGCGGTGCTCCTCGCTCCGGGGCCGCTGCTGCGCTGGACCGCCGTGCCGCCCGCCATGCAGGCCGATGTGACGGCCTACCTCCGGATCCTGGCGTTCGCGCTGCCCCCGGCACTGCTCTTTCGCGTATTCAGCACGCTCAACCAGAGCCTCGGGCGGCCGCGCCTCGTCACCTGGTTGCAACTCGGCTCGCTGGCGATCAAGGTGCCGCTTTCGATCTGGTTCACTTTCGGCGGCGCCGGCCTGCCTTCGATGGGACTCGTCGGCGTCGGCTGGGCAACGCTGGTCGTCAACTACGCCATGCTCGCCGTCGCGCTCTGGCTGCTGCGCCATGCCGCTTGCTACCGCGCGTACCGTTTCTGGCAACGCATCGAGCCACCCGATTGGGCGCAGATCCGCCAGTTCGCGCGCCTCGGGTTGCCGGGCGGACTGGCGGTGCTGGTCGAAGTCACGTCGTTCACGCTGATGGCGCTCTTCATCGCACGGCTCGGCAACGCCGCGGCGGCCGCGCACCAGATCGCCTCGAACCTCACCGCCGTCGCGTACATGGCGCCGCTGTCGCTCGGGCTGGCGACCAGCGCGCGCGTGAGCTATTGGCTCGGGGCGGGCGACGCTGCCCGGGCCCGTCGCGCCGGCCTCACTGGACTCGGCATGACGGTGCTCTGCGCGCTCGGGGTGGCCGGCGCGATGGTGGCCTTGCGCTGGCCGCTGGCGTCCGTCTATTCCGAGAACCCGGCCGTGGTGCGCACGGCGGCCGTGCTGCTGCTCGCGACGGCGGCCTATCACCTGGCCGACGCGGTGCAGACGCTGTGCGTGTTCGTGTTGCGCTGCTACCGCGTGACGGTCGGCCCGCTCGTCATCTACTGCGCATTGCTGTGGGGACTCGGCCTCGGCGGCAGCTACCTGCTGGCGTACCGCGGGATCGGCCCCTTCCCCGCGATGCAGTCGCCCCTTGCCTTCTGGATCATGAGCGCCGGCGCGCTGTGGCTCACGGCGCTGCTGTTCATCGGGCTGCTGTGGCGCGCCATGCGCGCGCGCCCCTCAGGCCTTCGCTAG
- the phoR gene encoding phosphate regulon sensor histidine kinase PhoR yields MPFRIATFLIASCACAAVAAGLFGPKLVWPGAWMGALAWLALDAWRAQRLLHVLRNDTAALPSRGSGVWGELSERIRKLLRTREQQTRQAEDRLQEFLAAIQASPNGVVLLDAQGRIEWCNQTAAAQFGIDVERDLLQHLANLVRDPIFITYLASWNYSRDVLIDAPAQGMPRRNHPTRLSVQVHPYAGNRRMLLTRDITSLEQAEAMRRDFVANVSHEIRTPLTVLAGFVETLQTLPLDAEERARYLALMAQQSTRMETLVNDLLTLSRLEGSAAPTASQWTRVRALLAHCEDEAKGLSSRLTPLGHRLSFTVDADSELSGAPVELQSAMSNLLSNAVRYTPGGGVVVVTWRVLQDGRGEYAVRDSGPGIAAEHIPRLTERFYRVDRSRSRETGGTGLGLAIVKHIAQRHGAELRIDSTVGQGSRFALVFPASRVREARLLAKA; encoded by the coding sequence ATGCCCTTTCGTATTGCTACGTTTTTGATAGCGTCCTGCGCTTGCGCAGCCGTCGCTGCGGGCCTTTTCGGTCCCAAGCTCGTCTGGCCGGGCGCATGGATGGGTGCACTGGCCTGGCTCGCGCTCGACGCCTGGCGGGCGCAACGCCTGCTGCATGTCTTGCGCAACGACACGGCGGCGCTGCCGTCGCGGGGTTCGGGTGTGTGGGGCGAATTGTCCGAACGCATCCGCAAGTTGCTGCGCACCCGCGAACAACAGACCCGACAGGCCGAAGATCGCCTTCAGGAATTTCTCGCGGCGATCCAGGCGTCCCCCAATGGCGTGGTGTTGCTCGACGCGCAGGGCCGTATCGAGTGGTGCAACCAGACGGCTGCGGCGCAGTTCGGCATCGATGTCGAGCGCGACCTCCTGCAGCACCTGGCCAACCTCGTGCGCGACCCGATTTTCATCACTTACCTCGCTTCGTGGAACTACAGTCGTGACGTGCTGATCGACGCCCCGGCACAGGGGATGCCGCGGCGCAACCATCCCACCCGCTTGTCGGTGCAGGTGCATCCGTACGCGGGCAACCGCCGCATGCTGCTGACGCGCGACATCACGTCGCTCGAGCAGGCAGAAGCCATGCGCCGCGATTTTGTGGCCAACGTGTCGCACGAAATTCGCACGCCGCTGACGGTGCTCGCCGGCTTCGTCGAAACGTTGCAGACGCTGCCGCTCGATGCCGAAGAGCGCGCGCGCTACCTCGCGTTGATGGCGCAGCAGTCGACCCGCATGGAGACGCTGGTCAACGACCTGCTGACGCTGTCGCGGCTGGAAGGCAGTGCGGCGCCGACGGCGTCGCAATGGACGCGGGTGCGGGCGCTGCTGGCGCATTGCGAAGACGAAGCCAAAGGGCTGTCGAGCCGGCTCACGCCGCTGGGCCATCGGTTGAGTTTCACGGTCGATGCGGATTCGGAACTCTCCGGCGCGCCGGTCGAGCTGCAAAGCGCGATGTCGAATCTGTTGAGCAACGCGGTGCGCTACACGCCGGGCGGTGGCGTGGTGGTCGTGACCTGGCGTGTGCTGCAGGATGGCCGGGGCGAGTACGCGGTGCGCGACAGCGGGCCCGGCATCGCGGCCGAGCACATCCCGCGGTTGACGGAGCGCTTCTACCGCGTGGACCGCAGCCGGTCGCGCGAGACCGGCGGGACTGGGCTGGGCCTTGCCATCGTCAAGCACATCGCGCAACGGCACGGCGCCGAGTTGCGCATCGACAGCACGGTGGGTCAGGGGTCGCGCTTTGCGCTCGTGTTCCCGGCCAGCCGGGTGCGTGAAGCCCGCTTGCTAGCGAAGGCCTGA
- the phoB gene encoding phosphate regulon transcriptional regulator PhoB, whose translation MKKPRVLIVEDESSIAELIAVNLRHNGFDPIWSEDGASAQREIDTLLPDLILLDWMLPGQSGLQLARQWRKDPRTKAIPILMLTARGDEPDKVAGLDAGADDYITKPFSTQEMLARIRAVLRRRAPEAPDERLEIGELVLDTATHRVTWQGNPLKVGPTEFKLLGYLMQNAERVHSRSQLLDKVWGDHVYIEERTVDVHVKRLRESLGGAAPMVETVRGAGYRLTAQATV comes from the coding sequence ATGAAGAAACCGCGCGTACTCATCGTCGAAGACGAATCCTCGATCGCCGAGCTGATCGCGGTCAACCTGCGTCACAACGGGTTCGACCCGATCTGGTCGGAAGACGGTGCATCGGCACAGCGCGAGATCGACACGCTGCTGCCCGACCTGATCCTGCTCGACTGGATGCTGCCGGGCCAGAGCGGGCTGCAACTGGCGCGCCAGTGGCGCAAGGATCCGCGCACCAAGGCGATCCCGATCCTCATGCTCACGGCGCGCGGCGACGAGCCCGACAAGGTGGCGGGGCTCGATGCCGGTGCCGACGACTACATCACCAAGCCGTTCTCCACGCAGGAGATGCTGGCGCGCATCCGTGCCGTGTTGCGCCGCCGCGCCCCCGAGGCCCCGGACGAGCGGCTCGAAATCGGCGAACTGGTGCTCGACACCGCGACGCACCGCGTGACCTGGCAAGGCAATCCGCTCAAGGTCGGCCCGACGGAATTCAAGTTGCTCGGCTACCTGATGCAAAACGCCGAGCGCGTGCACAGCCGCTCGCAACTGCTCGACAAGGTGTGGGGCGACCACGTGTACATCGAGGAGCGCACGGTCGACGTGCATGTGAAGCGCCTGCGCGAATCGCTCGGCGGCGCAGCGCCGATGGTCGAAACGGTTCGTGGAGCCGGCTACCGGCTGACCGCGCAAGCCACGGTATGA